A section of the Indicator indicator isolate 239-I01 chromosome 26, UM_Iind_1.1, whole genome shotgun sequence genome encodes:
- the SLC8B1 gene encoding mitochondrial sodium/calcium exchanger protein has protein sequence MTGRDIGSSVRVQHTHPRFIHSPAFQSTRGRSCCRETGPVFPSLPAVGSPLTPIAMGQGTLGQGAMGSAGVLSLAGVLSLAGVLAGDNGVQPAGIPLPLDLGPTVPPGKDALSHSRGPDCREVRKQNSSEWCRFIRSSPDCRLEGGFLDYLNGVFCVFPPRLLPLAVTLYALWLLYLFIILGVTAEKFFCPNLSAISTNLKLSHNVAVFSLTCPLHGVTFLAFGNGAPDVFSAVVAFSDPRTAGLAIGAIFGAGVFVTTVVAGGIALVKPFTAASRPFLRDVIFYMVAVFLTFMVLYFGRITLGEALGYLGLYVFYVFTVVLCTWLHRRQRQEGLAPPGSWEPEVPTDAEEQESSGTNSGDYGEEYRPLLPSQDTSLRILTAALSPLDYRKWRRKPWYWRLFKVFKMPVELVLLLTVPVVDPDKEDLNWKRPLNCLHILTSPLLCVLTLKSGTYGLYQIQGVFPVWGLVILVGFVLAFITFITTSNDEPPKYHCVFAFLGFLASAMWINAAATELVNILRTLGIIFQLSNTVLGLTLLAWGNSVGDTFSDLTMARQGYPRMAFSACFGGIIFNILVGVGLGCLLQMTSSQPVVKLEPDSLLVWILAGALGLSLVFSFVSVPVQCFQLGKAYGICLILYYLAFLCVALLTEFRVIHLSTI, from the exons ATGACGGGGCGGGACATTGG GAGCTCGGTGCGCGTTCAACACACGCACCCCCGCTTCATCCATTCCCCAGCATTCCAGAGCACACGTGGCCGCTCCTGCTGTAGGGAAACCGGCCCCGTGTTTCCC TCGCTGCCAGCAGTAGGTTCCCCTTTAACCCCCATAGCCATGGGGCAGGGTACCCTGGGGCAGGGTGCCATGGGGTCGGCCGGGGTGCTGAGCCTGGCCGGGGTCCTGAGCCTGGCCGGGGTGCTGGCTGGGGACAACGGGGTGCAGCCAGCCGGGATCCCGCTGCCGCTGGACCTGGGACCCACAGTGCCCCCCGGGAAGGATGCTCTGAGCCACAGCCGGGGCCCGGAT TGCCGGGAGGTGCGGAAACAGAACAGCTCCGAGTGGTGCCGCTTCATCCGGAGCAGCCCTGACTGCCGCCTGGAGGGGGGCTTCCTCGACTACCTCAATGGGGTCTTCTGTGTCTTCCCTCCCCGGCTGCTGCCCCTGGCTGTCACCCTCTAT GCTCTCTGGCTACTGTACCTGTTCATCATCCTTGGCGTGacagcagagaagtt CTTCTGCCCCAACTTGTCAGCCATCTCCACCAACCTGAAGCTGTCTCACAATGTGGCA GTCTTTTCCTTGACGTGTCCTCTCCATGGTGTCACCTTCCTGGCCTTTGGCAATGGAGCACCAGATGTCTTCAGTGCTGTGGTGGCCTTCTCTGACCCCCGGACAGCAGGGCTGGCCATTGGGGCCATCTTTG GTGCTGGTGTGTTTGTGACCACAGTGGTGGCTGGGGGCATCGCCCTGGTCAAACCCTTCACGGCTGCCTCCAGGCCTTTCCTCAGGGATGTCATCTTCTACATGGTGGCTGTCTTCCTCACCTTCATGGTCCTCTACTTTGGGAGGATCACGCTGGGAGAGGCTCTGG GTTACCTGGGGCTGTATGTCTTCTATGTCTTCACCGTGGTGCTCTGCACCTGGCTTCACCGCCGGCAACGGCAGGAAGGGCTGGCACCCCCTGGGTCCTGGGAGCCAG AGGTGCCAACAGATGCTGAAGAGCAGGAGTCCTCAGGCACAAACAGTGGGGACTATG GTGAGGAGTACCggcccctgctcccctcccaggACACCTCACTGCGCATCCTCACCGCTGCCCTCAGCCCCTTGGACTACCGCAAGTGGAGGAGGAAGCCCTGGTACTGGCGGCTCTTCAAGGTCTTCAAG atgcctgtggagctggtgctgctgctcaccGTTCCTGTTGTGGACCCTGACAAGGAGGACCTGAACTGGAAGAGACCCCTCAACTGCCTGCACATCCTCACCAGTCCCCTGCTCTGCGTCCTCACCCTGAAGTCAGGCACCT ATGGACTGTACCAGATCCAGGGTGTCTTCCCAGTCTGGGGACTGGTCATACTGGTTGGCTTTGTCCTGGCCTTCATCACCTTCATCACCACAAGCAACGACGAGCCACCCAAGTACCACTGT GTGTTTGCCTTCCTTGGGTTTTTGGCCAGTGCCATGTGGATCAACgctgcagccacagagctggTCAACATCCTCCGGACCTTGGGCATCATCTTCCAGCTGAGCAACACCGTGCTGGGCTTGACACTGCTGGCCTGGGGCAACAGCGTCGGTG aCACCTTCTCCGACCTCACCATGGCACGGCAGGGCTATCCCCGCATGGCCTTCTCTGCCTGCTTTGGGGGCATCATCTTCA ATATCCTGGTCGGTGTGGGactgggctgcctgctgcagatgaccagcagccagccagtgGTGAAG CTGGAGCCTGACAGCCTCCTGGTCTGGATCCTCGCTGgggccctggggctgagcttgGTCTTCTCCTTCGTGTCAGTGCCAGTGCAGTGCTTCCAGCTGGGCAAGGCGTATGGCATCTGCCTCATCCTCTACTACCTGGCCTTCCTCTGTGTGGCCCTGCTGACCGAGTTCAGGGTGATCCATCTCTCCACcatctga
- the PLBD2 gene encoding putative phospholipase B-like 2: MAPLWGVLVVALAAAVSRTVPAAASPSLSRNVSVLLEPGSERLRVLPGRHPAAVAWASLDDRIHTVGWAFLEVTTNASYNDSLQAYAAGLAEAAVSEQLMYMHWMNTMVGYCGPFKYQSEYCEKLRSYLEANLGWMEEQMGKGQDPEYWHQVHLALLQLKGLEDSYNGHLDFPQGRFTLSPFGFLLLQLGGDLEDLESALNRSSSHRVLGSGSCSALLKLLPGHQDLLVAHDTWASYQSMLRIIKKYTLPFRVSAHGSSQIPGSIQVFSSYPGTIFSEDDFYILSSGLVALETTIGNNNPALWKYLEPQGSVLEWLRNIVANRLARSGPEWAAIFRRFNSGTYNNQWMVVDYKAFTPGRADPPQGLLTVLEQIPGLVMVADQTELLYQQGYWASYNLPFYEEIFNASGTPELVKKYGDWFTYDKNPRAQIFRRNQTLVRDLDSMIHLMRSNNYLQDPLSRCRGCDPPQNAENAISARSDLNPSNGTYPFPALRQRCHGGTDMKVTSSGMVPTFGLVAASGPAWDDVPPFRWSTSPCSTLLHMGHPDLWTFPPIKVHWD; this comes from the exons ATGGCGCCGCTCTGGGGGGTGCTGGTAGTCGCCCTGGCCGCTGCCGTATCCAGGACTgtccccgccgccgcctccccctCGCTGTCCCGCAATGTCTCCGTGCTGCTGGAGCCCGGCTCGGAGCGGCTCCGCGTCCTGCCCGGCCGCCACCCCGCCGCCGTTGCCTGGGCCAGCCTGGATGACCGCATCCACACCGTCGG CTGGGCCTTCCTGGAGGTGACCACCAATGCCTCGTACAATGACAGCCTGCAAGCCTACGCTGCTGGGCTTGCTGAGGCCGCCGTCTCTGAGCAG CTGATGTACATGCACTGGATGAACACCATGGTGGGCTACTGTGGCCCCTTCAAGTACCAGAGCGAGTACTGTGAGAAGCTGCGGAGCTATCTGGAGGCCAACCTGGGCTGGATGGAGGAGCAGATGGGGAAGGGGCAGGATCCTGAGTACTGGCATCAG GTgcacctggccctgctgcagctgaaggggctggaggacagCTACAACGGGCACCTGGACTTCCCACAGGGCAGGTTCACCTTGTCACCCTTTGGCTTCCT cctgctgcaacTGGGGGGTGACCTGGAGGACCTGGAGTCTGCTCTGAACCGCTCCTCCTCACACCGTGTCCTGGGCTcaggctcctgctctgccctcctgAAGCTGCTGCCAGGCCACCAGGATCTCCTGGTGGCTCACGACACCTGGGCCTCCTACCAGTCCATGCTGCGCATCATCAAGAAGTACACACTGCCCTTCCGTGTCTCGGCCCACG GCAGTTCTCAGATCCCTGGCAGCATCCAAGTGTTTTCCTCCTACCCTGGCACCATCTTCTCCGAGGATGACTTCTATATCCTCAGCAGTGGGTTG GTAGCTCTGGAAACCACCATTGGGAACAACAACCCAGCACTGTGGAAGTACCTGGAGCCTCAGGGCAGTGTCCTGGAGTGGCTGAGGAACATCGTGGCCAACCGGCTGGCCCGCAGCGGTCCCGAGTGGGCTGCCATCTTCCGGCGCTTCAACAGCGGCAC gtACAACAACCAGTGGATGGTGGTGGACTACAAGGCCTTCACACCAGGGAGAGCGGATCCACCACAGGGCTTGCTgactgtgctggagcagatccc GGGCCTGGTGATGGTGGCCGATCAGACGGAGCTGCTGTACCAGCAGGGCTACTGGGCCAGCTACAACCTGCC GTTCTACGAGGAGATCTTCAACGCCAgtgggaccccagagctggtgAAGAAATACGGTGACTGGTTCACCTACGACAAGAACCCGCGCGCCCAGATCTTCCGACGGAACCAGACCCTGGTCCGTGACCTGGACTCCATGATCCATCTGATGAG GTCAAACAACTATCTGCAGGACCCACTGTCACGCTGCAGGGGCTGTGACCCCCCCCAGAATGCTGAGAATGCCATCTCTGCCCGCTCCGACCTCAACCCCTCCAACGGCACCTACCCCTTCCCCGCCCTGCGCCAGCGCTGCCATGGTGGCACCGACATGaag GTCACCTCCTCGGGCATGGTGCCCACCTTCGGGCTGGTGGCTGCCAGCGGTCCTGCCTGGGATGATGTGCCCCCCTTCCGCTGGAGCACGTcaccctgcagcaccctgctgcaCATGGGGCACCCTGACCTCTGGACCTTCCCCCCCATCAAGGTCCACTGGGACTGA
- the SDSL gene encoding serine dehydratase-like: MAPQAGKGEKPFHIISPVLESLPLSKAAGTKVYMKLENVQPTGSFKIRGIGHLCQEAAKKGCHRFVCSSGGNAGLAAAYSAKKLGLPITVVVPSTTGSTTVRRLQELGAEVEVSGKVWDDANRRALELAETEGRIIIPPFDHPLVWQGHSSLVQELKESLDTKPDAVVLAVGGGGLLAGVVAGLQQVGWQDVPIIAAETWGAHSFHVALEAGQLISLPDITSVAKCLGAKMVAARALECAQECQVISQVVEDTEAVQAVEQFLDDERMLVQPACGAALALLYTGRLQRLQAEGRLPTLLSSVVVVVCGGSSIQLAQLRALKSQVGLE; the protein is encoded by the exons ATGGCACCCCAGGCTGGCAAGGGTGAGAAGCCTTTCCACATCATCTCACCTGTCCTGGAGAGCCTGCCCCTGTCCAAGGCAGCAGGCACCAAGGTCTACATGAAGCTGGAGAACGTCCAGCCCACGGGCTCCTTCAAGATCAGAGGCATTGGCCACCTCTGCCAGGAG GCTGCCAAGAAGGGCTGCCACCGCTTCGTCTGCTCCTCAG GAGGCAATGCAGGTCTGGCAGCAGCATACTCGGCCAAGAAGCTGGGGCTGCCCATCACCGTCGTGGTCCCCAGCACCACCGGCTCCACCACCGTGCGcagactgcaggagctgggggcagaggtGGAGGTCTCTGGCAAG GTGTGGGATGATGCCAACAGAAGAGCCTTGGAGCTGGCAGAGACTGAGGGCCGGATCATCATCCCCCCCTTTGACCACCCCTTGGTGTG GCAGGGCCACTCCAGCCTGGTTCAGGAGCTGAAGGAGTCTCTGGACACCAAACCGGACGCCGTCGTGCTGGCGGTGGGCGGCggggggctgctggcaggggtCGTGGCTGGCCTGCAGCAGGTGGGCTGGCAGGATGTCCCTATCATTGCTGCTGAGACCTGGGGGGCCCACAGCTTCCATGTAGCCCTGGAGGCTGGGCAGCTCATCTCCCTGCCTGACATCACCAG TGTGGCCAAGTGTCTAGGAGCCAAGATGGTGGCAGCACGGGCActggagtgtgcccaggagTGCCAGGTCATCTCCCAGGTGGTGGAGGACACAGAGGCCGTGCAAGCTGTGGAGCAATTCCTGG ACGACGAGAGGATGCTGGTGCAGCCGGCGTGCGGGGCCGCCCTGGCTCTGCTCTACACAGGGCGGCTGCAGCGACTGCAGGCTGAGGGGCGGCTGCCGACCCTGCTGTCCTCCGTGGTGGTCGTGGTCTGCGGGGggagcagcatccagctggcccagctgcGGGCCCTgaagagccaggtggggctggagtGA